Sequence from the Candidatus Sulfotelmatobacter sp. genome:
CGTCCAGCCGACCAGCCCGCAGACCTCGGCGATCGTGAGGAAGACCAGGAACAATGCCGGCGCGGAGGTACCGTCGGGCGGCGTCGCGGCGACCGCGAAGCCGAGCACGATGACGACGGCGGCCACGATCGCCGGGGCCAGCCAGACGAAGCCGCGCGGCGCGAGCCAGCGTGGCCGGCCGTCGAGGCCGATTTGCAGCGGAATGCGTGGCGGCGCGTTCGGCCACAGGCGCGCGACGTGGCGGATCAGCAGCAGCGTCGCGAGGACGGCGATGACGTAGCCGGCCAGGACCAGCGGATCGCGCAGCACCTCAGGACGTACTCGCGCGCGCGAAGCGAGTTGCACCCGTCGGCGGCGCCGCTTCGCGCTCGACCCCTTCGACGCGAGCGTAGCGCGGCGGGTGCGCCAGCACGTCGTCGAGGAAGGCGTCGACGTCGTCGGCTGTGCCTTCGACGTCGATCTCCAACTGCTCGCCGTCGCGCACGTTGCGTACGTGGCCGAAGACCGCGTGTCGCCGGGCGACCTCGAGCACGGTGTCGCGAAAGCCGACGGTCTGGACCCGCCCGCGCAGGCGCACGATCGCGCGCACACGCCCCTCGCCGCCGCTCACGCGAGGACGGTCGGGTCGGTGCGCAGCACGTCGCGATAGAGCGCGGCCGCGTTGAGCGCGACGACCGGCGGCTCGCCGCGCTCGAACGAGTCGCGGGTCGCGCGCGCGACCGCCTCGTCCATCGCGATCGGCGTGCCCGCGCTCATCCGTGCGCGGCAGCTCAGCTCGGCGGCGCGCTCGGCGTAGATGGTGCGGAAGAGCGCCGTCTCCAACGACTCGCCGCACACGACCAGCCCGTGCGAGCGCAGATAAGCGGTGTGGGCGCCGGCGGCGAGCATCGCCTCGACCGCCGGCAGCGTCTTGTCGGCGCCCCTCGCCAAGCCGCGATACTCGTCGTAGACGACGTGCCGCTCGAAGAACAGCGCGCTCTGCTGGTCGAGGGTGAGCAGCGGCGCACCGGAGGCCGCGAACAGCAGCGCCCAGCGCGGATGGTTGTGCACGACGCACGCCAGCTCGGGCGCGCGCTGGTAGAGTGCGAAGTGAACCTCGAGGTACTCGCTGGGCGCGGTCGTGCCTTCGACGACGCGCCCGCTCGCATCGACGCGGACGAGGTCCGACGCGCGCATCGAAGGCCACAAGTGGTCCCACGGGTTCGTCCACCAGGTCGCCGTCCCGGGCTCGCGCACGGTGACATGGCCGGCCGCGAGGTCGGCGATCCCGTGTGCGGCCAGCACGCGCAGCGCCAACGCCAGCCGTTGGCGGACGGGGAGCGCGAGCGTTTCGCTGCTCGTGCTCGAGAGCACGGTGGTGGTCATGGTCGCGTATCCTTCGCGGCCGAGGACGCGCCGTCCGGGTCGGCGCGCACCGCCGCGGCCAGCGGCAGCGGCAACGTGCCCTCGCCGGCGGCGGCGGCGACCGGAGCGACGAACGCCGCACAGGTATCGACCTCGCGCAGGCGCGCGAACCAGGCGGCGTCGTGTCGCGCGACCGCCGCCGCCACCGCCGCGACGTCGGCGCTCTCGTCGATCGCGAGCGTCGCGCAGAACGCGCGCCAGAAGTGCGGCTCGAGCGCGCCGACCGCCAACCACGCGCCGTCGGCCGTGCGGTAGCAGCCGTAGCGCGGCGAGCCGCCGGTGAACACGCCGCGCGCGACGTCGAGCGATCCGCCGCCGGCGGCCGTCGCTCGCGCCCACAGCGTGAACGGTGCCAACGCGTCGGCGAGCGGCACGTCGAGGTGCGCGCCGTGTCCGGTGCGCTCGCGCGCGTACAGCGCGAGCAGGATGTTGACGACGGCCGGGTACGAGCCGCCGCCGACGTCGGCCAGCAGCACGCCGGGCAGCGCGGGCACGCCGTCGTGGGTGCGCAGCAGCGCCAGCACGCCGCGCTCGGCGAGATAGGTGAGGTCGTGCCCCGCGCGCGCCGCGTCGGGGCCGTCGGGATCGTAGCCGACGATCGAACAGGTGATGATGCGCGGCGCGTGCCGCGCGAGCGTCGCGTGGTCGAGTCCGAGCCGCCGCGCGACCGCGGGCCGGAAGCCGTCGACGACCACGTCGCTCTCGCGCACCAGCCCGATCAGCGCGTCGTAGCCGGCGGGATCTTTGAGGTCGAGCTCGATGCAGCGCTTGCCCGCGTGCAACAGCGCGAACGCCGCCGGCGCCTGCGGCCAGACGCCGTCGGCGCGGCGCATCACGTCGCCGCCGGGCGGCTCGACCCGCGTCACCTCGGCACCGGCCGCGGCGAGAAACAGCGTTGCCAGCGGGC
This genomic interval carries:
- a CDS encoding acylphosphatase, translating into MSGGEGRVRAIVRLRGRVQTVGFRDTVLEVARRHAVFGHVRNVRDGEQLEIDVEGTADDVDAFLDDVLAHPPRYARVEGVEREAAPPTGATRFARASTS
- a CDS encoding class II aldolase/adducin family protein, with the translated sequence MTTTVLSSTSSETLALPVRQRLALALRVLAAHGIADLAAGHVTVREPGTATWWTNPWDHLWPSMRASDLVRVDASGRVVEGTTAPSEYLEVHFALYQRAPELACVVHNHPRWALLFAASGAPLLTLDQQSALFFERHVVYDEYRGLARGADKTLPAVEAMLAAGAHTAYLRSHGLVVCGESLETALFRTIYAERAAELSCRARMSAGTPIAMDEAVARATRDSFERGEPPVVALNAAALYRDVLRTDPTVLA
- a CDS encoding CaiB/BaiF CoA-transferase family protein → MSSEVPAAGALAGVRVVDLSARLPGPLATLFLAAAGAEVTRVEPPGGDVMRRADGVWPQAPAAFALLHAGKRCIELDLKDPAGYDALIGLVRESDVVVDGFRPAVARRLGLDHATLARHAPRIITCSIVGYDPDGPDAARAGHDLTYLAERGVLALLRTHDGVPALPGVLLADVGGGSYPAVVNILLALYARERTGHGAHLDVPLADALAPFTLWARATAAGGGSLDVARGVFTGGSPRYGCYRTADGAWLAVGALEPHFWRAFCATLAIDESADVAAVAAAVARHDAAWFARLREVDTCAAFVAPVAAAAGEGTLPLPLAAAVRADPDGASSAAKDTRP